The following are encoded together in the Jaculus jaculus isolate mJacJac1 chromosome 3, mJacJac1.mat.Y.cur, whole genome shotgun sequence genome:
- the Fancf gene encoding Fanconi anemia group F protein codes for MEPLLQQVERFSEVLAVSGSVHVRSWDPPTVCRALQWARYLRHVSRRFGDHGRIREALERRLHGLARRQRHGALPVPALTSLEALGRCDVRLALRLLRNRALGPAACHALLRQLLPGAGAGAGADQDEDGPRQRLALLARRGCALHLLRLGGGAPGHADAHADGHADAPLRTQAELLLRRVREARRAQPEAPARLLGRLWERGPRVRLLSVAAAALLQPGADESVALVSWLLARAELTAAFCRLPADLLTAVSGRHPALARAYLGQLGAWGRQLHYDLPRGAWVAAEPRHVPWAELRRRFESLCGAPAPLKDAALAALRACKAQDGGFEVPGVSVWTDLLALLSA; via the coding sequence ATGGAGCCGCTGCTGCAGCAGGTGGAGCGTTTCTCCGAAGTGCTGGCTGTGTCGGGCAGCGTCCACGTCCGCTCGTGGGACCCTCCAACGGTGTGCAGGGCCCTGCAGTGGGCCCGCTACCTGCGCCACGTGTCCCGGCGCTTCGGCGACCACGGCCGCATCCGCGAGGCGCTGGAGCGGCGTCTGCACGGTCTCGCGCGGCGGCAGCGCCACGGGGCACTTCCGGTTCCGGCGCTGACGAGCCTGGAGGCGCTGGGGCGCTGCGACGTGCGGCTGGCGCTGCGCCTGCTGCGGAACCGCGCGCTGGGCCCCGCCGCCTGCCACGCGCTGCTACGCCAGCTCCTcccgggcgcgggcgcgggcgcgggcgcggacCAAGACGAGGACGGCCCCCGGCAGCGTCTGGCGCTCCTGGCCCGCCGGGGCTGCGCGCTGCACCTGCTGCGGCTGGGCGGGGGCGCGCCTGGGCACGCGGACGCGCACGCCGACGGGCACGCGGACGCGCCGCTGCGCACGCAGGCCGAGCTGCTGCTGCGCCGCGTGCGGGAGGCGCGCCGCGCTCAGCCCGAGGCCCCCGCGCGGCTGCTCGGCCGCCTGTGGGAGCGCGGGCCCCGCGTCCGGCTCCTCTCCGTGGCCGCCGCGGCGCTGCTGCAGCCCGGCGCGGACGAGAGCGTGGCGCTCGTGTCCTGGCTGCTGGCGCGAGCCGAGCTCACGGCCGCCTTCTGTCGCCTGCCGGCCGACCTGCTGACCGCCGTGAGCGGCCGCCACCCCGCGCTCGCGCGGGCCTACCTGGGCCAGCTGGGCGCCTGGGGCCGGCAGCTGCACTACGACCTGCCGCGGGGCGCGTGGGTCGCGGCCGAGCCCCGGCACGTGCCCTGGGCGGAGCTGCGCCGCCGGTTCGAGAGCCTCTGCGGGGCCCCTGCGCCCCTGAAGGACGCGGCGCTCGCGGCCCTGCGGGCGTGCAAGGCGCAGGACGGGGGCTTCGAGGTCCCGGGCGTCAGCGTCTGGACAGACCTGCTAGCCCTGCTCAGCGCGTGA